Sequence from the Arvicanthis niloticus isolate mArvNil1 chromosome Y unlocalized genomic scaffold, mArvNil1.pat.X SUPER_Y_unloc_2, whole genome shotgun sequence genome:
ccatttctttaataacattatGTATCTTTGAtcataggatttagcttcattcaacttcctggtgagattttctctttgaagctaacatttcattttttttcctttctaagattactaagcatgatcaaaacaatcaccatgagagtaaacacaggccaaaggccatgcttggctttcctgtgacttcctttgttaatgcaattaacaaaattatatacaaatttcAAGCCACCCATACTACATGTGTTCTACTAGGacggcccatgaagttccacttaaggCATgcacaaatccaaagtctaaaaacccacattgcatccaacaaaagcatggtcaggcctactaataagaatacttaagtgtggggaaccaacttctgtctcagatagaatttccaaGAATAGACACTGGGACCAAGGCAAATGttataaaggcaaatagttaattcggACTGTtttacactttcaagtgtttggttcatgaccaacatagcaggaagaatgtcagcatgcaggcagccatgatgctggagaaggagctgagtgttATGCAATTTCATgagaaggcagtcaggaagagactgtatTCCAGCTGAGtggtaggagagtctgttttttactgccctgagctccaaagaccaccacactaggaattcacttccttcaaaacagtaatatctactcccacaaggccaaacatactaatattgtcacttcttagggacaacCATATTCAAATTAACACGTTTTATTCCTACTATAAATGCTTTCATTCATTTAAGTATTTTGACGCTCTGTCTTTACAACTGGCAGAAGTAGGATCAagcctaaataataataataatcaacgCTCTTCAATAATTGATAGCAATTGACAatcaacaccaatcaataattgatgctgatcaataatcaatgctaatcaataattgACACTAATTGATAATGAACACCAATTAattgatgctgatcaataatcaatagaaatcaataatcaacaccaaacaataatcaataattgatgctgatcaatagtcaatggtaatcaataatcaataagaaTCAATAAGAAACTCCAGTCACAGAAATGTTTACTAAGAATTTGtcttccaacttgagtacattcacaagatttctgtccaatttgtggtcctTTATGTCTTTGGAGTCTATAGTGATGAGCACAGGCTTCTCCACGTCTGttatattcataaggtttctctaaaaagtgtgttacttggaGTATTTGGAGAGTGCATTgtcatgcaaaggctttacctcattcatggcattcatgtaGCTTCTCTAcattatgtattcttttatgtatctggcgatgcctgtgacatgcaaaggcttagcaccttgatgacactgagtcactctcttgaatgtgttctattgtgtagtcacagataaaagtgaattgtcagtttttccacagtgattacattaatgaggcttctctccagtgtgatttctttgtgtatgtctgaAGAACTatgatatgcaaaggctttaccacattgtgaatattcaagcaggtttctctctggtatgtgatctctcctgtcacggCAGATGagtgtgacttgcaaatgctttacaacactgattacattcatgaactttctctcctgtacctgttcttttataataatggagatgataaagttgtgaaaagtctttaccatgttgatcacattcatgaggtttcttccaatattggatcttttatgtttttgagactagtgcgacatgcaaaggctttggcacaatgattacattcatagttctgtccaatatgggttcttttatgttttggggaaaaatccttatggaaaggcttttaccacaatgatggcattcataggtttctttcaaATACaggttcttttatggttttggagacaaaaactttgtgaaaaggcttttactatatgaattacattcataaaatttctctccagtatgtgatcatttatgtctttggaaccttttcacttatgttttttttttccacattgattacataactaaggtttctctctggtatgaaTTCCTTTATGATATTGAAGATGaccttgttgtgtaaagcctttaccacattgattacattgataaggtttctctccagtatgtgttcttttatgtctttggagatgactgtgacttgtaAAGgatttatcacattgattacattcatgagatCTCTCTCCAGTATTGTGTTCTCATATGACAattgagactactgtgacatgaaaaggctttaccacatcgatcacattcataaggtttctctccagtatgtgttcttttatgtctttggagactactgtgccatgaaaggctttaccacattgattacattcataaggtttctctcctgtatgtattcttttatgcatttggagattagggtgacttgaaaaggctttaccacattgattacattcataaggtttctctccagtatgtgttcttttatgcatttggagattactgtgacttgaaaaggctttaccacagtgattacattcatggggtttctctccagtatgtgttctttcatggatttggagatgactttgctgtgtaaaggctttaccacattgattacattcataaggtttctctcctgtatgtgttcttttatgtatttggagattactatgacatgaaaaggctttaacacattgattacattcataaggtttctctcctgtatgtgttctcttatgacattggagaccactgtgacaggaaaaggctttaccacattgattacattcatggggtttctctccagtatgtgttctttcatggatttggagatgactttgttgtgtaaaggctttaccacattgattgcattcataaggtttctctccagtatgtgttcttttatgtgtttggagactactgtgaaatgaaaaggctttagcacattgattacattcataaggtttctctcctgtatgtgttctcttatgataTTGAAGATTACTGTGACTTAAAatggttttaccacattgattaaattcatgtggtttctgtcccgtatgtgttcttttatgtctttggagattagtgaaccatgaaaaggctttaccacattggatACATTCACAAGGTTTCTGTCCAGTATGACTTTTTTCaagcctgcaacaataatgggcacatttGAAAGagttaccacattcattagcctgatcaatctttttaccaatatgaatacattttatagttggtataataataaagaacactcaaatcttatggttttatcactttgatgttcatggttgtacttgctcactgtgggttggtTTACCTctctgaaaatacctgtgatggtaagagcatttattacatggttcacatttatagcctcctttttctatatgagatttctatatgatgtttttaacatgtcataagaaatatggaaTAACTCAGAGTactaaaacactgattgcattcttagtttttcctgtagtgtgcatcacacatcagcagcactgtgaaccaggatgaacaaaagaatttacaaccttctagtacccatagaggttttctgcagtgtgactttggggatgttcccagtaaagtcagaaaaccaattaactgcaaacacctatcatattcagaaagtctaccaaaggcagaatactacgtATCTTCTCATTGTTCCGACGTAGATGGAGTTACCTTcttccttttagtatctctatgctcacatggtttcatctattctgacaattgatacacccattaaaaaagaagaacaaatgaaaggtttccacattgaattcacattgacttttgttcattgtagacatgattaatgttcctccaggacaacattcttgactctcataaaatgacctcacaataaacttaaaagtttcactacaagaatatgagtatcaccaactttatcatagACTacttgcttattagaaggttatgggtACATGTtcatcactattcaatgtgcaacatctaaatatgagactatacaaattgatAGTTCCAGAACATAGTTCTAATGgatatacaaatcaaataaaggaatcacttaaggcatttttcctcctcttcttccttacagaaatgccttgcaaacacaaatcagataactgacattgaggtacacagttttgggagaatattataatcatagctacaataataggactgatattttacacacttgctttcctttagagcttcctgatcatattaaaattttctcagaggcatatttgtattaacttaaacattaaaattacctttcatgacttctagaagtttgatgttgttcttcaggatgatggacttccaaattatagcctgaaaccaaggtaccaaaaaacaaatgatatggtattggaaatAGGCAAAATTCAgattactctgaattttcacagcaatgaacctgatttattcatctCAATAtttcttgttctctattgaaataagagatgatcatcagtaacccagaaacatttttcccttatattgagaagcaaaagaaaattcacagtcttacctaaagcagtgaggttccagtaggtctcaagcatcacatctttgtagagatttttctgggaaggatccagcaaattccactcttcctcagtgaagtccacatgcacatcatcgaaactcactgcttgctaaaatatcccatacatgtgtacaacagaaagcatgatactgacatcactacaaagtaaatgtatgcttcctagacaatatattcttataattcaTATGATTCCttcacttattttctgacacacaaattataatataatcaccatgtcagtttagaagaaacttgaaagatTGACACTtggacccttgacacagggttcagcTGTGTCACTCGTGAActcttagaataggatatagccttgcaacacaaatggcaattgagaggtatatgcagggggaaacagatcaactgtactgagcacacatctgaaaagctgtatgaacaattactaactacaaaggtgatgagcaagctgcatatatttgctcatgtctttaatcgcagAGGTACCGGCAGGTGTATGTcgttgagctggatgccagctaGGTCTACGCAatcagtttcaggacagcaagagttacatgttaagaacctcactctgccacaaaaataaa
This genomic interval carries:
- the LOC143433993 gene encoding LOW QUALITY PROTEIN: uncharacterized protein LOC143433993 (The sequence of the model RefSeq protein was modified relative to this genomic sequence to represent the inferred CDS: inserted 1 base in 1 codon), producing the protein MDIICVSPLLLSDGLRTPNHEEMERLEKSHTGQKPCECIQCGKAFSWFTNLQRHKRTHTGQKPHEFNQCGKTILSHSNLQYHKRTHTGEKPYECNQCAKAFSFHSSLQTHKRTHTGEKPYECNQCGKAFTQQSHLQIHERTHTGEKPHECNQCGKAFSCHSGLQCHKRTHTGEKPYECNQCVKAFSCHSNLQIHKRTHTGEKPYECNQCGKAFTQQSHLQIHERTHTGEKPHECNHCGKAFSSHSNLQMHKRTHTGEKPYECNQCGKAFSSHPNLQMHKRIHTGEKPYECNQCGKAFXWHSSLQRHKRTHTGEKPYECDRCGKAFSSHSHLQRHKRTHTGEKPYQCNQCGKGFTQQGHLQYHKGIHTREKP